GTCTGGAAACCCTGCGGGCCATGCAATTGATCAGGGATGTCCTGGGAGTCAACCAGACTCTGGGGCTTTCCAATATCTCCTTCGGACTGCCGGAGCGGTCTTCCATTAATGCCCTCTTTCTGGCCATGGCCGTTTTAAACGGTCTGACCTGCGCCATTGCCGACCCGACCGATAAGGAGATAAAGAAGGTCCTGTTGCTCACCGAGCTCTTATTGGGGAAGGACGAGTTTTGTCAGCATTATTTGGCATTTTTCGGAAACAAGGACCGGAAAGAAAAAAAGGGCCATCATAAAAGGAAAGAACAGAGGACCACGGACATAGAAACTCTTGAGTCAGCGGTGATGGCCGGTCAAAAAAACAGGGCCGTCGAATTGACCCAAAAAGCCCTGGCCGAAGGGGCGGATCCCCAGGATTTAATCAATCGGTATCTCATCCCGGCTTTGAATAAGGTGGGGGATCAATTCGAGAAAAGGGAAATATTTGTCCCGGAAATGATGATTGCCGCCAAGACCATGCAGGCCTGTCTGGACTTGATCCGGCCTTTGCTTCGGACGGAAACGGCTGAAACCCTGGGTACGATTGTGCTGGGGACCGTCTTCGGCGACCTCCACGACATCGGGAAAAATTTGACCAAGCTTCTCCTGGAAAGCTCGGGATTCAAAGTCATCGATCTTGGCGTCAACGTTCCTTCGGAGAAATTTGTAGAAGCGGCCCGGGCGCACAAGGCCGAGGTGGTCGGTCTTTCCTCGCTTTTGACCACCGGAGACCCTTTTGTGGAGGAAACGGTGAAGGTCATCAGGCAGAGTGATCTATCCGATAAAGTCAAGGTGGTCTGCGGCGGGGCGGCCCTGACCCTGAAATTTGTCATGGAAACCTGCGGCGCCCAGGCCTATGCCAAAGACGCCGCCGACGGGGTAAGGAAGATCAAAACCCTCTTGGGGATCTCTATATAAGGTTTTAAAAAAAATAATGGACTCTATAACTTTTCTACCTTTCGGGAAAAAAACCCGGCCCGACGGCCGGCAAACCCTACTGCAAATGGCCCAGGATCTGGGGGTCCCGCTTCAAGCCCCCTGCGGGGGCAAGAAAAAATGCGGGAAATGCAGGGTCATCGTCGAGACGGCCGAAGGTTTATTGCCTTTGCCCAGTGAATGGGAACGGGAAACCCTGGGAGAAGGCATCGAACAGGGATTCCGGCTGGCTTGCGAAACCGTTTTATCGACCGGGGCCGTAATCCGCATCCCGGAAGAAAGCCGTATTCAACCAGCGGTCATATTGACCGCCGACACCGGGTCTTCGGTTCATCTGACCCTGAAACCGGCAGTCGCCCCCTTTTATGTGGAAGTCCCTGAACCTGCGCTGGATCTGGCCAGGGCCGATAGCCAACGACTTTCCAAGGCCCTTGAAGAAACCTATGGGTTCCAAATCCTGCCCCTCGATCTCCCTGTTTTGAAAAGGCTTCCCCAGGCCCTTCGTTCGGGAAAAGGGGAAACCGCCCTGATAAGGAACAAAAAAGAGGTTATTGCCCTGATCCCCGGAAGACAAGAGCATTGTTTTGGAATGGCCTTTGATATAGGCACCACCACGGTGGTCGGTTATCTTTTTGATCTAAAAACCGGCCGGAGGCTCTCGGTCCGATCGGACCTGAATCCGCAGAGCGCCTTTGGAGACGATGTAATCAGCCGGATTGCTTTTTGCCGGAAAGAGCCAGGTGGGCTGGACCGGCTCCGGAAAACCATTATTCAATGTTTAAATCGCCTGATTGCCGAGGCTTCGGCCGAGGCGGGTATTGATCCCCTTCAAATCGTGGAAGCGACGGCCGTTGGAAACTCGGCCATGCATCATCTTCTGATCGGACTGGATCCCCGTTATCTGGCCCTGGCACCCTACCCGCTGGTTCTTCAAGACCCGCAGGATATAAAGGCCCGGGACCTCGACCTGGAAATCAACCCCGCCGGGTACCTGCACCTGTTACCCTTGAAGGCCGGATTTGTTGGCAGCGATACGATTGCCGGCATCTTGGCCACCGGTCTTCATAAGCATAAGGATCCGGCCCTTTTTATGGATCTCGGCACCAATGGGGAAATCGTGGTCGGGAATAAAGCACACCTGATCTGTTGTTCCACGGCGGCCGGTCCGGCCTTTGAGGGCGGACATATACGATGGGGCATGAGGGCCGCCAGCGGGGCCATTGAACAGGTTAAAATAGAACCGGATTCCCTGGAAGTGTCCTGGAAAACCATCGGCCATCAACCGCCGGTCGGACTTTGCGGCTCCGGCATCATCTCGGCCATGGCCGAAATGATCCGAAGAGGGATTATCCTGGCCAAAGGAAATTTTAATCCGGAAATTCGATCTCCCCGTCTGCGAAAGGCTGAAACCGGTTGGGAATTCGTTCTGGTCTGGGGCTCTGAAACGGCCCGGGGTCAGGATATAGTCATCACCCGGAAAGATGTGGCGGAAATGCAATTGGCCAAATCGGCCCTTTATGCCGGGGCGGTATTATCGCAGGAGATTTTGGGTGGAAAGCCGATCAGGCGGATTCTCCTGGCCGGGGCCTTCGGTAACTATGCCGATCCTCTGGACGGCTGCACCCTCGGTCTCTTCCCGGATTACCAGGGCCTGGAGCTCAGGCGGGTGGGGAACACCGCCGGTTATGGAGCCTGCCTGGCCCTGTTGAATACCGGGAAAAGAAAAGAGGCTGACCGGATCAGCCGAAAGATGGAATACCTGGAACTGGCCGCCCATCCCCGTTTTAAAGAATTATTTGTCTCGGGCTTTTTTTTCCAATCCGCCCGGGATTATCTTGATAGTATAGGAAATTCCTTTTTGGACGCAGATCGAAGCAGATTGCCAAGATTTTGAATATAAAGAATGATGAAGTCGTAAAAAGCTATGAAACGCCGCATTGCGGCGCTGTATCAGAAAATAACTTGGCAATAAAAAAGCTAAGTTATTTGGAAGTCGGAACTTGTCTCTTTTCGTCATTCCCGCCTTCGCGGGAATGACAAGTTTTTACGTGACCATCAAGAATAGTTATCTGCGGGTATCGGCGAAAATCTGCGTCCTAATTTAAGGCTTCTTAACTAGTTCTCCTGTTGAATGGCGCTCAACTGCCAGGTGCCCCGGCTTCCCACGGGCCGCACGAAGGTCCAGAATTCCCTGAATTTGACCGGCTCGGTCTTGCTGCCGGAAACGATGGCCCCTGTATTTTTATCTTCCGTGTAATCCAACAGATTGGCATAGAAAAGGATGGTAATAAAATCTTTTCCCTCCTCCTGCCAGGCCTCGGTAATATCCACCGACCGGACGGCGATGTTTTCCAGACGGTTGACGCGACCGGCGGTCTTCATCCCATCCAAATCCTGCTGGAAAATCCCATTCATCTGACTGGTAAGAAAAGGACCGATCGGACTCAAATCCTGATTGCCCCAGGCGGCCTGGATCTTAAAAAACAGGTCCTGGACCCAGTCTTTGAAGGCCAGGGGATCGAAATTCTGATCCATGGACTGGATGTGGGAAATCCCGGCTTCTACCTCCTGGTCCGGGCTCTGTATTGGGGCGGCATAGGGGTCCGCTTGTTGATCTTGTTGATAGGGAGGAGGCGAGTAAGCGGCAGCCGCGTTTCGGCTAAACTCGTTTTTTTTTCTGTTCCGAATAAAACGGAAGATAAAAAAGATCAAAACCCCGATTAAAATAATCTCTAGAAAACCAAACCCCGAACCGCCTAACCCCCCACCGGAGCCCCAACCGGACCCCATGGCGCCATGCCCCAGGCCGCTAAACAACATACTGCCCAGGAAGCCGCCGGCGACACCTCCAGCCAGGCCCCTCAGAAAAGGACTTCCCGTGGACTGGGAAAAGGGCCGGTTCATAAAACCGGAAGATGGAGGGGTGCTCCTCTGAAACTGAGAGGTCCCGGGCGACTGGGTTCGGGGTGCCGAAAAGGAACGGCTGCCCCGGAATCCCCCGGAACGGCCCCCGCCGGCCCTGGCCCAGACCTCGCTGGAAATTATGGCCATCGTAAAGACCAGGATGAGTCCGATTCCGAAAATTTTACCAATTCTGCTCATTTTATTCATAGGTTACCTCGTTATCACTAATTTGATTTTATGGAAGAATAACCGATTTTGAAAAAAATAGCAACAACTTAACGATTCCTCATTTTTTGTTTGACAAATCAAATTCAATCTTATATGTTGTTTTTCGGAATTATATTTCTTAATGCGGAACAAGGAAAACGATGAAACTTTATGAACATGAAGCCAAGAAAATTTTCGAGGCCCAGGGGATAACGGTTCCCCGGGGAGCCCTGGCCGCCTCCCCTGAACAGGTGCAGAGCATCGCCGCCCATTTAAAAGGTCCGGTGATCCTTAAGCCGCAAACGCTTTCCAAACAAAGAGGAAAGGCGGGATTGATCGGCTTGGCCGACACGCCCCAGGATGCTGAAAATTTGAGCCGTTCCCTGTTCAACCGGAAGCATGAAAAGGAAACGATCGACACCCTTCTGGTGGAGGAAAAGGTCCGGCTTAAAGGAGAGTTATTCATCGGGCTGGCAGTGGATTACGCCAAAGGGCAGCCGGTCTTCCTGGCGAGCCCTGTGGGCGGGATCGACATAGAAACCCTGGCCCGGGAGAAACCGGATTTAATAAGAAACTGGCCCATAACCATTTCTCAGGGTCTTACCGAACAAGATGCCTGGACCCTGGCCGAATTCATAGGCAAGGAAGGACCGGAGAAAAGCGGGGACTGGACGACCAGGTTGCAGCGCCTCTTGCTCACATTTTATGAGATTTTCCGGAGCTATGATTGCGAACTGGCTGAAATCAACCCTCTCGGGATCCGGGATGATTTATCGTTGATCGCCCTGGATGGCGCCCTGGTCATCGACGACGAAGCCCAATTCAGGCACACTGAACTGGTGCGCCCCAGGGCCCAGACCGAGGAAAGTTTTAAACAGGAGCAGGCCTATAAAAACAAAGGCTGGACCTATATTCAAATGGAGGGAGACATTGGGATCCTGTCCAGCGGGGCCGGTATCACCATGTCCATTTTGGATCTTATCCATCTCAGAGGCGGGAAGGCGGCCAATTTTCTGGATACCGCCCAGATGAACCGCCAGGGAATCTATGATGCTTTTCAG
This Deltaproteobacteria bacterium DNA region includes the following protein-coding sequences:
- a CDS encoding DUF4445 domain-containing protein, which encodes MDSITFLPFGKKTRPDGRQTLLQMAQDLGVPLQAPCGGKKKCGKCRVIVETAEGLLPLPSEWERETLGEGIEQGFRLACETVLSTGAVIRIPEESRIQPAVILTADTGSSVHLTLKPAVAPFYVEVPEPALDLARADSQRLSKALEETYGFQILPLDLPVLKRLPQALRSGKGETALIRNKKEVIALIPGRQEHCFGMAFDIGTTTVVGYLFDLKTGRRLSVRSDLNPQSAFGDDVISRIAFCRKEPGGLDRLRKTIIQCLNRLIAEASAEAGIDPLQIVEATAVGNSAMHHLLIGLDPRYLALAPYPLVLQDPQDIKARDLDLEINPAGYLHLLPLKAGFVGSDTIAGILATGLHKHKDPALFMDLGTNGEIVVGNKAHLICCSTAAGPAFEGGHIRWGMRAASGAIEQVKIEPDSLEVSWKTIGHQPPVGLCGSGIISAMAEMIRRGIILAKGNFNPEIRSPRLRKAETGWEFVLVWGSETARGQDIVITRKDVAEMQLAKSALYAGAVLSQEILGGKPIRRILLAGAFGNYADPLDGCTLGLFPDYQGLELRRVGNTAGYGACLALLNTGKRKEADRISRKMEYLELAAHPRFKELFVSGFFFQSARDYLDSIGNSFLDADRSRLPRF
- a CDS encoding Tim44 domain-containing protein codes for the protein MSRIGKIFGIGLILVFTMAIISSEVWARAGGGRSGGFRGSRSFSAPRTQSPGTSQFQRSTPPSSGFMNRPFSQSTGSPFLRGLAGGVAGGFLGSMLFSGLGHGAMGSGWGSGGGLGGSGFGFLEIILIGVLIFFIFRFIRNRKKNEFSRNAAAAYSPPPYQQDQQADPYAAPIQSPDQEVEAGISHIQSMDQNFDPLAFKDWVQDLFFKIQAAWGNQDLSPIGPFLTSQMNGIFQQDLDGMKTAGRVNRLENIAVRSVDITEAWQEEGKDFITILFYANLLDYTEDKNTGAIVSGSKTEPVKFREFWTFVRPVGSRGTWQLSAIQQEN
- a CDS encoding succinate--CoA ligase subunit beta, which produces MKLYEHEAKKIFEAQGITVPRGALAASPEQVQSIAAHLKGPVILKPQTLSKQRGKAGLIGLADTPQDAENLSRSLFNRKHEKETIDTLLVEEKVRLKGELFIGLAVDYAKGQPVFLASPVGGIDIETLAREKPDLIRNWPITISQGLTEQDAWTLAEFIGKEGPEKSGDWTTRLQRLLLTFYEIFRSYDCELAEINPLGIRDDLSLIALDGALVIDDEAQFRHTELVRPRAQTEESFKQEQAYKNKGWTYIQMEGDIGILSSGAGITMSILDLIHLRGGKAANFLDTAQMNRQGIYDAFQIFHNSPGLKCLLINIFAGLNRCDELAGGIKDYLTAYQPPFPIVVRMVGNREKEGRQILEDIGIQPIAGLEESVDRAIAIVGAAL